From Vitis vinifera cultivar Pinot Noir 40024 chromosome 3, ASM3070453v1, the proteins below share one genomic window:
- the LOC100264174 gene encoding pentatricopeptide repeat-containing protein At4g35130, chloroplastic, producing MASTFPHTYFYNSKRPRNASREKRARTPQTNPDTDLILKPRIFKTARSKRNQSFLVERNSVSLTRALSSYVERGYMKNALDLFENMRQCDTFIWNVMIRGFVDNGLFWDAVDFYHRMEFGGVRGDNFTYPFVIKACGGLYDLAEGERVHGKVIKSGLDLDIYIGNSLIIMYAKIGCIESAEMVFREMPVRDLVSWNSMISGYVSVGDGWRSLSCFREMQASGIKLDRFSVIGILGACSLEGFLRNGKEIHCQMMRSRLELDVMVQTSLVDMYAKCGRMDYAERLFDQITDKSIVAWNAMIGGYSLNAQSFESFAYVRKMQEGGKLHPDWITMINLLPPCAQLEAILLGKSVHGFAIRNGFLPHLVLETALVDMYGECGKLKPAECLFGQMNERNLISWNAMIASYTKNGENRKAMTLFQDLCNKTLKPDATTIASILPAYAELASLREAEQIHGYVTKLKLDSNTFVSNSIVFMYGKCGNLLRAREIFDRMTFKDVISWNTVIMAYAIHGFGRISIELFSEMREKGFEPNGSTFVSLLLSCSVAGLVNEGWEYFNSMKRDYNINPGIEHYGCILDLIGRTGNLDHAKNFIEEMPLAPTARIWGSLLTASRNKGDVELAEIAAEHILSLEHDNTGCYVLLSNMYAEAGRWEDVERIKFHMKKEGLEKSVGCSVVDLSSKTFRFVNQDRSDNEINMVYDVLDIISKKIGEDVYVHSLTKFRPSDLEKKRANSAKSHSLRLAICFGLISTTIGNPVLVRKNIRICEACHRFAKRISETTKREIIVRDSKIFHHFNGGHCSCGDYW from the coding sequence ATGGCTTCAACCTTCCCTCACACCTACTTCTACAATTCCAAACGACCCAGAAACGCTTCGAGGGAAAAACGAGCCCGAACCCCACAAACAAACCCGGACACTGACCTAATACTGAAGCCACGGATCTTCAAAACAGCCCGAAGTAAGAGAAATCAATCGTTTTTGGTTGAACGAAACAGTGTCTCGCTCACTAGAGCTCTTTCCTCGTATGTGGAACGTGGGTACATGAAGAATGCACTCGACCTGTTTGAGAATATGCGTCAGTGTGATACTTTCATTTGGAATGTGATGATTAGAGGGTTTGTTGATAATGGATTGTTTTGGGATGCGGTTGATTTTTACCATAGAATGGAATTCGGAGGGGTTAGAGGTGATAATTTCACTTACCCGTTTGTGATAAAGGCGTGTGGTGGGTTGTATGATTTGGCAGAAGGAGAGAGGGTTCATGGGAAAGTGATTAAGAGTGGGTTGGATTTGGATATTTATATTGGGAATTCACTTATTATTATGTATGCGAAGATTGGGTGTATTGAGTCTGCGGAGATGGTGTTCCGGGAAATGCCTGTTAGGGACTTGGTTTCTTGGAATTCTATGATTAGTGGGTACGTTTCAGTTGGggatggttggagatcactgtCGTGTTTTCGTGAAATGCAAGCATCTGGTATTAAACTGGATAGGTTCAGTGTGATTGGCATACTTGGTGCTTGTTCGCTTGAGGGTTTTCTGCGAAATGGGAAGGAAATTCACTGCCAAATGATGCGAAGTAGGCTTGAATTGGATGTCATGGTTCAGACATCACTGGTAGACATGTATGCAAAATGTGGTAGGATGGATTATGCAGAGAGGTTGTTTGATCAAATTACTGATAAAAGCATTGTGGCATGGAATGCTATGATAGGTGGATATTCTCTAAATGCACAATCCTTTGAGTCATTTGCTTATGTGAGAAAGATGCAGGAGGGTGGAAAATTGCATCCTGATTGGATTACAATGATAAACTTGCTCCCTCCTTGTGCACAGTTAGAAGCAATCTTGCTGGGTAAATCTGTTCATGGCTTTGCAATTAGAAATGGGTTTCTCCCTCATCTGGTCTTGGAGACCGCTCTGGTAGATATGTATGGAGAGTGCGGAAAGCTGAAACCAGCAGAATGTTTGTTTGGTCAAATGAATGAAAGGAATTTGATATCTTGGAATGCCATGATCGCTTCTTATACGAAAAATGGGGAGAACAGGAAGGCCATGACACTGTTCCAAGATCTTTGCAACAAGACTCTTAAACCAGATGCAACTACAATTGCTAGCATCCTGCCCGCCTATGCCGAGTTAGCCTCATTGAGAGAGGCAGAACAAATTCATGGTTATGTCACGAAATTGAAGCTTGATTCAAATACCTTTGTCTCTAATTCTATTGTTTTTATGTATGGAAAATGTGGGAATCTCCTGAGAGCAAGGGAAATTTTTGATAGGATGACTTTTAAGGATGTCATTTCATGGAACACGGTCATTATGGCTTATGCCATTCATGGGTTCGGGAGAATTTCCATTGAATTGTTCTCTGAGATGAGGGAAAAGGGCTTTGAACCTAATGGCAGTACTTTTGTTTCCTTGTTATTATCTTGTAGTGTTGCTGGCTTGGTCAATGAAGGGTGGGAATACTTCAATTCAATGAAAAGGGACTACAATATCAATCCGGGAATAGAGCATTATGGTTGTATACTTGATCTTATTGGTCGCACCGGGAATCTTGACCATGCCAAGAATTTCATTGAAGAAATGCCACTGGCTCCCACAGCCAGAATATGGGGATCTTTGTTGACTGCAAGTAGAAACAAAGGAGACGTAGAGTTAGCTGAAATTGCAGCTGAGCACATTTTATCCCTGGAACACGACAATACTGGTTGTTATGTCTTGCTTTCTAATATGTATGCTGAAGCGGGGAGGTGGGAAGATGTGGAGCGGATTAAATTTCACATGAAGAAAGAGGGATTAGAAAAATCAGTTGGATGTAGTGTGGTTGACCTCAGTAGTAAGACTTTCAGGTTCGTGAATCAAGATCGGTCCGACAATGAAATCAACATGGTCTATGATGTGTTAGATATCATCTCAAAGAAGATAGGAGAAGATGTTTATGTTCATAGTCTCACCAAGTTCAGACCATCtgatttggagaaaaaaagaGCAAACTCAGCAAAAAGTCACAGTTTGAGGTTAGCAATTTGCTTTGGCTTGATCTCAACAACTATTGGAAACCCTGTTCTTGTAAGAAAAAACATTAGAATATGTGAAGCTTGCCATAGATTTGCAAAGAGGATTTCAGAGACAACTAAAAGAGAGATAATAGTCAGGGATTCAAAGATCTTTCACCACTTCAATGGTGGGCATTGTTCATGTGGAGATTATTGGTGA
- the LOC100248766 gene encoding F-box protein SKIP23 — MARWSQLPKDLLLLIAQRLNSHFDLLCLRSVCSSWHACVPSRLHPLPSRFPILPTNGTSWGLYLSRRTILCLGLPESHCQPTISSWLIKVEEDVPDMAHLVNPLSTFQFKHLPPNFPKTFDFSRFRVSELGQEYVLQYMNHRPSGEADEGSLHKGKVAFSSTGNGEDFVMITIHVSGKLAMFRHGNKRLILINDTPSPCDDLIFFNGEFYAIDNTGRTVVVAIGSPPVLSLIADSVFGGDKKSLVESNGELLMVDTYFGQGIHRRMKRAVRFKVFKLDQIGHMWVEVESLGNRILFLGEKSTFSAVASEFCGCEGNCIYYTNTFFCPNGQGDNAYTAIDIFNLENGNMGPLLSFPDYSKVIWPPPAWVYTDNIGGI, encoded by the coding sequence ATGGCAAGATGGTCTCAACTCCCCAAAGACCTCCTTCTCCTAATTGCCCAGCGCCTGAATTCCCATTTCGATCTCCTCTGTCTCCGATCAGTCTGCTCCTCCTGGCATGCTTGTGTCCCCTCCAGACTCCATCCACTCCCTTCCCGTTTCCCGATCCTTCCCACCAATGGAACCTCCTGGGGTTTATATCTTTCTAGGCGCACAATTCTGTGTCTTGGATTACCTGAATCTCACTGCCAACCCACCATCAGTTCCTGGCTGATCAAGGTTGAAGAAGATGTCCCTGATATGGCACACCTGGTGAACCCACTCTCCACATTTCAATTCAAACATCTTCCACCAAATTTCCCAAAAACTTTTGACTTTTCCAGGTTTCGGGTCTCCGAATTAGGGCAAGAGTATGTCCTTCAGTACATGAATCATCGCCCATCCGGAGAGGCTGATGAGGGGAGCTTGCACAAGGGGAAGGTGGCTTTTTCTAGCACCGGCAATGGCGAAGATTTTGTAATGATTACAATTCATGTGTCTGGAAAGTTGGCCATGTTCAGGCATGGAAACAAAAGGTTGATATTAATTAATGATACGCCATCTCCTTGTGATGATTTGATATTCTTTAATGGGGAATTCTATGCCATTGATAACACTGGAAGGACTGTAGTTGTGGCTATTGGATCACCTCCAGTTCTAAGTTTGATCGCTGATTCAGTGTTTGGTGGCGACAAGAAGAGCTTGGTTGAGTCCAATGGCGAATTGTTGATGGTCGATACATACTTTGGTCAGGGGATTCATCGCCGAATGAAGAGAGCAGTTCGGTTTAAGGTTTTCAAGCTAGATCAAATTGGGCATATGTGGGTTGAGGTCGAAAGCTTGGGTAATCGAATCCTGTTTTTGGGTGAGAAAAGTACATTCTCGGCTGTGGCTTCTGAATTTTGTGGGTGTGAAGGGAACTGTATTTACTATACAAATACCTTCTTCTGCCCAAATGGGCAAGGAGATAATGCATATACAGCAATAGATATATTCAATTTAGAGAATGGTAATATGGGGCCTTTATTGAGTTTTCCTGATTATTCCAAGGTGATTTGGCCTCCACCGGCTTGGGTTTACACTGATAATATTGGAGGTATATGA
- the LOC100265942 gene encoding F-box protein SKIP23 produces the protein MQAQTQSRKRQLNSSMARWSQLPKDLLLLIAQRLNTHFDLLCLRSVCSSWHACVPSRPHPLPSRFPILPTNGTSWGLYLSRRTILCLGLPESHCQPTIGSWLIKVEEDVPDMAHLVNPLSTFQFKHLPPNFPKTFDFSRFRVSELGQEYVLQYMNHRPSGEADEGSLHKGKVAFSSTSNGEDFVMLTIHVSGKLAMFRHGNKRLKTIDDMPSCDDLIFFNGEFYAVDNTGRTVVVAIGSPPVLSLIADSVIGGNKKSLVESNGELLMVNTYFDQGIHGIMNRAVRFKVFKLNQIGHMWVEVENLGDRILFLGEKSTFSAVASEFCGCEGNCIYYTNSFFFPNDQEDDAYTGIGIFNLENGNLGPLSSFPNYSKVIWSPPAWVYIDNIGDI, from the coding sequence ATGCAGGCACAAACTCAATCAAGAAAGCGTCAACTCAACTCATCCATGGCAAGATGGTCTCAACTCCCCAAAGACCTCCTTCTCCTAATTGCCCAGCGCCTGAATACCCATTTCGATCTCCTCTGTCTCCGATCAGTCTGCTCCTCCTGGCATGCTTGTGTCCCCTCCAGACCCCACCCACTCCCTTCCCGTTTCCCGATCCTTCCCACCAATGGAACCTCCTGGGGTTTATATCTTTCTAGGCGCACAATTCTGTGTCTTGGATTACCTGAATCTCACTGCCAACCCACCATCGGCTCCTGGCTGATCAAAGTTGAAGAAGATGTCCCTGATATGGCACACCTGGTGAACCCACTCTCCACATTTCAATTCAAACATCTTCCACCAAATTTCCCAAAAACTTTTGACTTTTCCAGGTTTCGGGTCTCTGAATTAGGGCAAGAGTATGTCCTTCAGTACATGAATCATCGTCCATCTGGAGAGGCTGATGAGGGGAGCTTGCACAAGGGTAAGGTTGCTTTTTCTAGCACCAGCAATGGTGAAGATTTTGTAATGCTTACAATTCATGTGTCTGGAAAATTGGCCATGTTTAGGCATGGAAACAAAAGGTTGAAAACAATTGATGATATGCCATCTTGTGATGATTTGATATTCTTTAATGGAGAATTCTATGCCGTTGATAACACTGGAAGGACTGTAGTTGTGGCCATTGGATCACCTCCAGTTCTAAGTTTGATCGCTGACTCAGTGATTGGTGGCAACAAGAAGAGCTTGGTTGAGTCCAATGGCGAATTGTTGATGGTCAACACATACTTTGATCAAGGGATTCATGGCATAATGAATAGAGCAGTCCGGTTTAAGGTTTTCAAGCTAAATCAAATTGGGCATATGTGGGTTGAGGTTGAAAACTTGGGTGATCGAATCCTGTTTTTGGGTGAGAAAAGTACATTCTCAGCTGTGGCTTCTGAATTTTGTGGGTGTGAAGGGAACTGTATTTATTATACAAACAGCTTCTTCTTCCCAAATGACCAAGAAGATGATGCATATACAGGAATAGGTATATTCAACTTAGAGAATGGTAATTTGGGGCCTTTATCGAGTTTTCCCAATTATTCCAAGGTGATTTGGTCACCGCCAGCTTGGGTTTATATCGATAATATCGGAGATATATGA
- the LOC100262458 gene encoding 24-methylenesterol C-methyltransferase 2, with amino-acid sequence MDSLALFCTASLVAGGVYWFVFLLGAAERKGKRAVHLSGGSISGDKVRDNYKQYWSFFRRPKEIETAEKVPAFVDTFYNLVTDIYEWGWGQSFHFSPSVAGKSHRDATRVHEEMAADLLGIRAGDRVLDAGCGVGGPMRAIARHSGANVVGITINEYQVNRAHLHNKKAGLESQCEVVCGNFLEMPFPDNSFDGAYSIEATCHAPKLEEVYSEIFRVLKPGSMYVSYEWVTTELYREDDAEHVEIIQGIERGDALPGLRSYRDIVEIARKVGFEVVKEKDLAKPPAGPWWARLKMGRIAYWRNHILVTVLGWLGIAPKGVVDVHEMLFKTADYLTRGGETGIFTPMHMILCRKPES; translated from the coding sequence ATGGACTCCCTGGCTCTGTTTTGTACAGCTTCTCTTGTCGCCGGCGGTGTGTACTGGTTCGTCTTCCTCCTTGGCGCTGCCGAGCGTAAAGGCAAACGAGCCGTACACCTCTCTGGCGGCTCCATCTCCGGAGACAAAGTCCGGGACAATTACAAGCAATACTGGTCATTCTTCCGCCGTCCTAAGGAGATCGAGACCGCCGAAAAAGTTCCGGCGTTCGTCGACACTTTCTACAACCTCGTCACTGACATTTATGAGTGGGGCTGGGGCCAGTCGTTCCACTTCTCGCCGTCCGTGGCCGGGAAGTCGCACCGAGATGCCACGCGCGTCCACGAAGAGATGGCTGCAGATCTACTCGGAATCCGAGCCGGAGATCGGGTACTCGACGCAGGATGCGGCGTCGGCGGGCCGATGCGAGCCATCGCGAGGCACTCCGGTGCTAATGTAGTTGGAATCACGATCAATGAGTACCAGGTGAACCGCGCTCACTTACACAACAAGAAAGCTGGTCTCGAATCGCAATGCGAGGTGGTATGCGGTAACTTTCTCGAAATGCCGTTCCCGGATAACTCTTTCGACGGCGCCTACTCGATCGAAGCGACGTGCCACGCGCCGAAGCTCGAAGAGGTTTACAGCGagatttttagggttttgaagCCTGGGTCAATGTATGTCTCATATGAATGGGTAACTACTGAATTGTACAGAGAAGATGATGCAGAGCATGTGGAGATCATACAGGGAATTGAGAGGGGTGATGCATTGCCTGGACTGAGGAGTTACAGAGACATTGTAGAAATTGCGCGAAAAGTCGGGTTTGAGGTGGTGAAAGAGAAGGATTTGGCGAAGCCTCCGGCAGGGCCGTGGTGGGCTAGGTTGAAGATGGGGAGAATTGCGTATTGGAGGAACCATATACTGGTAACAGTGCTTGGTTGGTTGGGGATTGCTCCGAAAGGGGTTGTTGATGTGCATGAGATGCTGTTCAAGACTGCTGATTATTTGACTAGAGGTGGAGAGACTGGGATTTTCACTCCTATGCACATGATCCTCTGTAGAAAACCCGAATCATAG
- the LOC100257341 gene encoding uncharacterized protein LOC100257341, with protein sequence MEKLAGLTHLFVTVLLGSFSAFIVIPAITDVTMSALCPGKDECSLAIYLSGFQQAIIGLGTVVMTPVIGNLSDEYGRKALLTIPMALSIIPLAILAYSRTTTSFYAYFVIRTLTAMVGEGSINCLALAYVADNISEGQRASAFGVLSGVASAAFVCGTLAARFLSTASTFQVATLVSMIATVYMRVFLKETFPKGDSSQALLKKEPGMSPDDGNSSEKIQTFKKIPSVGDLISLLKCRAAFSQAAVVVFFNGLAEGGLQASLLYFLKARFHFNKNQFADIMLIVGVMGTISQLLFMPLLAPRVSEEKLLSIGLFMGCTNIFLNSIAWSFWVPYAIAALAAFAVFANPCVRSIASKQVGPNEQGKAQGCISGISSSAQIISPLIFSPLTALFLSQGAPFYFPGFSIMCIGFASMIAFIQSTMIRAVPPISSQPTSNSIEA encoded by the exons ATGGAGAAGTTGGCAGGCCTGACACACCTCTTCGTGACGGTTTTGCTGGGGAGTTTCTCCGCCTTCATAGTGATTCCGGCCATTACTGACGTCACCATGTCTGCGCTCTGCCCCGGTAAAGACGAATGCTCTCTCGCCATTTACCTCTCTGGTTTCCAGCAGGCG ATTATAGGACTGGGAACCGTTGTGATGACACCTGTAATTGGGAATTTGTCTGATGAATATGGAAGGAAGGCTCTGCTCACAATTCCAATGGCCCTCTCCATCATTCCCTTGG CTATATTGGCATATAGCAGGACTACCACCTCCTTCTACGCATACTTTGTGATCAGGACTCTTACTGCCATGGTTGGTGAAGGCAGTATAAACTGCCTTGCTCTCGCATATGTG GCAGACAACATTTCAGAAGGCCAACGAGCCTCAGCTTTCGGAGTTCTATCTGGGGTAGCATCTGCTGCCTTTGTCTGTGGAACCCTAGCCGCCCGCTTCCTCTCCACTGCCTCCACCTTTCAG GTTGCCACCCTTGTATCGATGATTGCAACCGTTTACATGAGAGTTTTCCTCAAGGAGACTTTCCCCAAAGGCGATTCTTCACAGGCATTATTGAAAAAAGAACCGGGTATGAGTCCTGACGATGGTAACTCATCGGAGAAGATACAGACATTCAAGAAAATTCCATCTGTTGGAGACCTGATCAGCTTGTTGAAGTGCAG GGCGGCATTTTCACAGGCTGCAGTCGTCGTCTTCTTCAACGGTCTTGCAGAGGGTGGCCTCCAGGCCTCACTGTTG TACTTCTTGAAGGCTCGGTTTCACTTCAACAAAAACCAGTTTGCAGACATAATGCTAATCGTTGGGGTCATGGGGACCATTTCACAA CTGCTTTTCATGCCCTTGTTGGCGCCTCGAGTATCAGAAGAGAAGTTGCTCTCTATAGGGCTCTTCATGGGATGCACAAAC ATATTTCTCAACAGCATCGCTTGGTCATTCTGG GTCCCATATGCCATTGCTGCGTTGGCTGCTTTTGCAGTATTTGCTAACCCTTGT GTACGAAGCATCGCATCGAAGCAAGTAGGCCCCAATGAGCAG GGAAAGGCTCAAGGCTGTATATCAGGCATAAGTTCCTCAGCCCAGATAATTTCTCCCTTGATCTTTAGTCCTCTAACAG CTCTATTCTTATCTCAAGGAGCACCATTTTATTTTCCTGGTTTCAGCATCATGTGCATTGGATTTGCTTCA ATGATCGCCTTCATTCAGAGTACTATGATAAGGGCTGTTCCTCCTATTTCAAGTCAGCCAACCAGCAACAGCATCGAGGCCTAG
- the LOC100251996 gene encoding uncharacterized protein LOC100251996 isoform X2: MSRRRSTTSLDRAVVDVWQREVGGLPNRSFAHRLAASKDLVLQFDIYRKLEKHRGCVNTVSFNADGEILVSGSDDRRIILWDWESGHVKLSFESGHINNVFQAKFMPYTDDRSIVTCAADGQVRRAQILESGRVETTLLAKHQGRAHKLAIEPGSPYIFYTCGEDGLVQHIDLRSRAATELLTCHQIEERRRGLRAVVQLNAIAIDPRNSNLFAVAGSDEYARLYDIRKYKWDGSTDFDQPIDFFCPSHLIGNPYVGITGLSFSDQRELLVSYNDEFIYLFTKDIGLGPDPIPASPASLGSGADHPLEASTMDTDDNVSPQVYKGHKNCKTVKGVGFFGPKCEYVVSGSDCGRIFIWKKSGELIRVMEADQHVVNCIESHPHATVLASSGIEKDIKIWTPKATEKAILPKTIERKPKAMDRMYRLASPQDLMIQLFSLQRQLRTTREEHGAASLAENLVGDQELFDLIMTFNANSDVSSDDGDTSSSAEDPCS; this comes from the exons GATCTTGTGCTTCAATTTGATATCTATAGGAAGCTGGAAAAGCACAGAGGTTGTGTGAACACAGTAAGCTTCAATGCAGATGGTGAAATTCTTGTGTCAGGCTCTGATGACAGGCGGATTATACTATGGGATTGGGAATCTGGGCATGTCAAACTTTCATTTGAATCTGGTCATATTAACAATGTTTTCCAAGCAAAGTTCATGCCTTACACAGATGATCGAAGCATTGTTACTTGCGCAGCAGATGGCCAG GTGAGGCGTGCTCAGATTCTAGAAAGTGGGCGGGTTGAGACTACTTTGCTAGCCAAACATCAGGGACGAGCTCATAAGTTGGCCATTGAGCCTGGGAGCCCTTACATATTTTACACTTGTGGTGAAGATGGATTGGTTCAGCAT ATTGACCTGAGATCTAGGGCAGCTACAGAACTTTTGACATGCCATCAAATTGAAGAAAGGAGGAGGGGATTGCGGGCCGTTGTCCAACTAAATGCGATTGCAATAGATCCAAGGAATTCAAATCTGTTTGCTGTTGCAGGGTCAGATGAATATGCTCGACTTTATGATATCCGCAAATATAAGTGGGATGGATCTACTGATTTTGATCAACCCATAGACTTCTTTTGCCCTTCACATTTGATTGGTAATCCATATGTGGGAATAACAGGCCTGTCCTTCTCAGACCAGAGAGAGCTTCTTGTGTCCTACAATGATGAGTTCATCTATCTTTTCACAAAGGATATCGGATTGGGACCTGACCCTATTCCAGCTTCTCCAGCTTCTTTGGGCAGTGGTGCAGATCATCCCTTGGAAGCATCAACTATGGATACTGATGACAATGTTTCTCCCCAAGTCTACAAGGGGCACAAAAATTGTAAGACAGTGAAGGGTGTAGGCTTCTTTGGGCCTAAATGTGAGTATGTGGTGAGTGGGTCAGACTGTGGCCGCATATTCATTTGGAAGAAGAGTGGGGAGCTCATTCGTGTAATGGAAGCTGATCAGCATGTGGTCAACTGTATCGAGTCTCATCCTCATGCTACAGTGCTTGCCAGCAGTGGAATTGAGAAAGACATCAAGATATGGACTCCGAAGGCTACTGAGAAAGCTATCCTGCCTAAAACAATTGAACGG AAACCAAAGGCAATGGACAGGATGTACCGCTTGGCTTCGCCCCAGGACCTGATGATACAGCTATTTTCATTGCAAAGGCAACTAAGGACAACTCGGGAGGAGCACGGTGCTGCAAGCTTGGCTGAGAACTTGGTCGGAGATCAGGAACTTTTCGATCTCATAATGACATTTAATGCCAACAGTGATGTTTCCTCTGATGATGGAGATACATCCAGCAGTGCTGAAGATCCATGTAGCTGA
- the LOC100251996 gene encoding uncharacterized protein LOC100251996 isoform X1, producing the protein MSRRRSTTSLDRAVVDVWQREVGGLPNRSFAHRLAASKDLVLQFDIYRKLEKHRGCVNTVSFNADGEILVSGSDDRRIILWDWESGHVKLSFESGHINNVFQAKFMPYTDDRSIVTCAADGQVRRAQILESGRVETTLLAKHQGRAHKLAIEPGSPYIFYTCGEDGLVQHIDLRSRAATELLTCHQIEERRRGLRAVVQLNAIAIDPRNSNLFAVAGSDEYARLYDIRKYKWDGSTDFDQPIDFFCPSHLIGNPYVGITGLSFSDQRELLVSYNDEFIYLFTKDIGLGPDPIPASPASLGSGADHPLEASTMDTDDNVSPQVYKGHKNCKTVKGVGFFGPKCEYVVSGSDCGRIFIWKKSGELIRVMEADQHVVNCIESHPHATVLASSGIEKDIKIWTPKATEKAILPKTIERVMTPARFHRYFAFDDDNNYFYGDDDDDDDDDNDNDDDDDDDDDDDDDDDDDDDAEDGDDEEEDDDNGDDDDDDDYNDNIDDDDGGGGGGGIDDVGDDHDDDGDDDFVGDFCDAIDDL; encoded by the exons GATCTTGTGCTTCAATTTGATATCTATAGGAAGCTGGAAAAGCACAGAGGTTGTGTGAACACAGTAAGCTTCAATGCAGATGGTGAAATTCTTGTGTCAGGCTCTGATGACAGGCGGATTATACTATGGGATTGGGAATCTGGGCATGTCAAACTTTCATTTGAATCTGGTCATATTAACAATGTTTTCCAAGCAAAGTTCATGCCTTACACAGATGATCGAAGCATTGTTACTTGCGCAGCAGATGGCCAG GTGAGGCGTGCTCAGATTCTAGAAAGTGGGCGGGTTGAGACTACTTTGCTAGCCAAACATCAGGGACGAGCTCATAAGTTGGCCATTGAGCCTGGGAGCCCTTACATATTTTACACTTGTGGTGAAGATGGATTGGTTCAGCAT ATTGACCTGAGATCTAGGGCAGCTACAGAACTTTTGACATGCCATCAAATTGAAGAAAGGAGGAGGGGATTGCGGGCCGTTGTCCAACTAAATGCGATTGCAATAGATCCAAGGAATTCAAATCTGTTTGCTGTTGCAGGGTCAGATGAATATGCTCGACTTTATGATATCCGCAAATATAAGTGGGATGGATCTACTGATTTTGATCAACCCATAGACTTCTTTTGCCCTTCACATTTGATTGGTAATCCATATGTGGGAATAACAGGCCTGTCCTTCTCAGACCAGAGAGAGCTTCTTGTGTCCTACAATGATGAGTTCATCTATCTTTTCACAAAGGATATCGGATTGGGACCTGACCCTATTCCAGCTTCTCCAGCTTCTTTGGGCAGTGGTGCAGATCATCCCTTGGAAGCATCAACTATGGATACTGATGACAATGTTTCTCCCCAAGTCTACAAGGGGCACAAAAATTGTAAGACAGTGAAGGGTGTAGGCTTCTTTGGGCCTAAATGTGAGTATGTGGTGAGTGGGTCAGACTGTGGCCGCATATTCATTTGGAAGAAGAGTGGGGAGCTCATTCGTGTAATGGAAGCTGATCAGCATGTGGTCAACTGTATCGAGTCTCATCCTCATGCTACAGTGCTTGCCAGCAGTGGAATTGAGAAAGACATCAAGATATGGACTCCGAAGGCTACTGAGAAAGCTATCCTGCCTAAAACAATTGAACGG GTTATGACACCAGCTAGATTTCATCGTTACTTTGCCTTTGACGATGATAACAATTATTTCTATggcgatgatgatgatgatgacgacgatgataatgataatgatgatgatgatgatgatgatgatgatgacgatgatgacgacgacgacgacgacgatGCTGAAGATGGTGATGATGAGGAGGAGGACGACGAcaatggtgatgatgatgatgatgatgattacaATGACaacattgatgatgatgatggtggtggtggtggtggtggcatTGATGATGTTGGTGATGACCATGACGATGATGGGGATGATGATTTTGTTGGTGATTTTTGTGATGCTATTGATGATTTGTGA